GAAACTAAATCCAAGAACATTAAGAATAATCTGTGGAGCTGATAAAAAACGTTGCTCTTGCGAGGCATTTGCAAGAGTCTTTATCAGGATGCCACTGCAGAGAAAGTTGGAAGTAAAGGTATTCAGCAGGTTGAAGTTTTCTTAATCAGTAAACAGGACACTATTTTAATAGAATAAAACCAGACGAGAGGAAGTTTTAATAATGAAAAGTAAACATCTGTCAGAATGTGGCAGGCAGCATACACCAAATGAAACCCTCCTAAAACTAGGAAAAAGCTTGCTTTGTGTTCAGTTTGCATTCTCCCCGGAGAATGAACCATGGAACCCTTCCGATCCAATGGCACTCCTGCCACAACGGTCCTCCAAAACAACAGTGCAAAAGGAACCAAAACCCAAATAATCACAGACAAGCAGAGTACTAAACATTGAAGGCAATAAAACTTGTGCAATTAGAAATATGAAAATAGAATcaacaaccataaataagaaaaatcagGAGAAGACACAAATCGATTGCTGTTCTTTTTCTTCCTAAAAGCACGTAATCGTGGACTACAATTACCTTGAAAGAAATTAACTAGTAAAAACAGAAATTCCTAGTTATTTAATAGAATAGGTAAGCCAAATGATTCCGAGTCACAAGTTACTTCTTTGCCTTCCCACTTTAAGTATGTAACTAGTGCAAATATAATAGTTGAAATGAAGAAGCATTATTGTTAATGCGAGTCCTCGACTCCTTTCATATAACTATTGGTGAAGAGTTTTATGGGTTTTGAAATCACTATCAAGTGTTTAAATTAGACGTATAAACTTTAGCTTCGGCCATGAAGCACAAATCTTATTACTATACTATATTTTACTATCAAGTGAATTCCACAATAACTTTTCTTGAGATATAACTTAATGATTTATGCTTGTCTCCAGGTGCTATAAACCTATTTTGTTCATGTTTGATACATAAAAGTTTAAATATTGTCCACAATTAATTAATTCTGTGTCAGAGAAATACAACAGCAAGAGCATGACAGTTACTTAGCTGAAAGAATGAAATCTTAGTGTAGCATTGCACAATACTGAGTCCCCCCAAAACAGAGATAATATAATAGGACAAGGAAGCAAGAAAAAATAGCTTTTTCTGCATTTGAGAATAAGGTTTCTCAAATATCCTGCAATGACCTTCACTTATAGAGAGCATATTTAACTAAGTTCGAAAAAAAATGTCAGGTTGTGCATCTAAGTTCAAAATTATAGGCAACCAGAAGCATGGCAAGGGGAAGAGAGGAAAGGAGAGCTAAAGAACTTTTCCACCAGCATTGAACAAAGTTATGCTGACACATCAACCAAATTGCTTTTGTACTTCAAAACACCTCAAACATTAACCAGGATCATAACATAACTTGGAGAAGAACAATTAACCTTTATACCGACATACATATTATCCCTTTCCGAATCGGCTAGTTGTGAGAAGATGATATTAACGGCTGAGAATTTGAAAAAGAGGAAGATTACACTTCAGTTGGTGCATCAGGTTTAAAAGCTCAGGAGAAGATATGAACCACCTACTTCTAGATTGCTGGATAGTGTCTCGCTTCTGATGGAAACACTGTTAGGGTTTGGTCGAGTCATAATGCCAGGCACGGTTAAAGAAGCCATGTTCAGATGGCTAATTAAAAGATGGAAGAGATCTGTAGGACGTGGGATGTTGCTCTCATGGCACTTAAGTGGACCATGGGGAGAAATATGATAGCTTTTGATGGAATAGAGAAGATTTTTACTCACTGAGAAGTAGATTATTATCCCTTATCTTTTTTAGTGCacccacaacaacaacatacacaaTGCAAGTGCGGTTggaggagggtagagtgtaatcccacaaaggTTGCATTATAATCTTTAGAAACCAGAGGTTTGAGGAGAGGGAGGGATGCAGACATAGAGGAATGGAGAGCAGGAACTGCCCACCCCTAATAGGTAATTCATCAACAGATATTGCTGTCACAAGAAATACACCCAGCAAGTCAATTTTCATACACAAGAAACGAAAGAGAATTCTTACGTGTAAATTGTAACAAATATTTCTGGAACCATGCCAATGAGTGTCCCCAGCAAATAAGGACCGTACTTGACACCGGTTGCCATTGCACAGTAATTAAAGACTATGTACGGGAAAGGGGAAATCCTGATTAATGTGACAGCTCGGGCCTGATTAAACCAATTCCCTTCACCAGCTAGTCTTATAACAGAAGCATTCTTCGGATTTCTTTCTATCAAGCTCTACAGGAGAAAACAGAAAgagtgtttatttatttaagtcaATAATCAAAATGAACAGTGCAATCAGATGGTGAAAAGTAATTAAGTACATACTTGGATTTTGTGATGGAAAAGATGACCTATGAAATAAGGAAGAGATACACCAATAGGAACTGCTGCAATGATTAGTAGAAAACCAAAACCATATCCGAACGTCATCCCAGCTACCCACATGGAGGGAGTGGACGGTAAAAGCAGGGTGGGGAATAGTGCCACAGAAGCATAAACTAGAACTGCTAGTACTGGAGTACTGAATGTCCTGGTTTCCCAATTCAGTATTGGAATAATCTCCTGAAATATGAAAAACAACAGTCAGAGATTGATATGATTCAGAATCATAAAACCATTGTGATCTGCATTACAACATGTGTGGAAAAATTAGAATCACCAGATAGAAATACCAAAATAGTATGATGAATGGTGTTAGCAGTCAATCCATTAATAAACTACCCTTAGTACTCCATAAGCATCCCATCTTATTCAGGTCAATTTCATTCCAACGCTAAATGAATGGTTAACTCTGTGACTCCTAAAATTATTAAGTTAGCAGCATTGAGCTCAGCTGCAGCTTCACAACAACTCTTCCACCTAAGGTACTAAGTTTAGTAAGTACTCAAAATCCAAGTCACTTCACAAAATCAGCATATACTAATGGGATCGGTTTAAGTAGCTCAGACTTCCTCCATAAGCCAAAATCAGGAGCCTTTAACAGAATAAAGACTAGTTGTTGATGAAAGACTATCACACATTACAATCTCCAGTTTTGCTGAAGCATCAATAAACTCACACTCAAATTTATCAATCTCCTATCTGTTAAAAGCATGAATGAATGCACTTATAGAGCAAGCAAAAAAGCTAAAATGAAGTGCTCTCTCAAATATTCACTAGCAGCTATAAAGAATTCCACTTCCTCACATGCAACAAATacattatataatttaattggACATACATTCCCAAAAAAAGATCATCTTTTtacaagaaaaaacaaaaatcttgCTCAAACAGACCTTATCCATGAAGAAGGGTCCAACCCATTTGAGAAACACAGCAGCCAATACTCCCACAAAAATAAGAACAAGTACCAGCTTAGCCCACCACCAAAGAGACCAACATCTGCTATTCCTTTCATAGCTAAGCTCAGAAGACGAAGCACTCATACAACCCGCAACAAAACGATTATCCTCCCCCAAATCATCACCACCTAATTTCACATAATCACCCTTCAGATCTTCCTTCGCCAACCCCAACAACGGCGCTGGCATCACCACCACTAACCCTTCCTCCTCATCGTTCCCAGCAAAAGTCATCACCACACAAAATCAGCAATCCAAttccaaattataaaaatccaaaaaaacccAGATGGGTTTTCCCTAATTAATCAAGAATTTGTTTACAATTCCAATCAAAATCCAAAACCCAGATGGGTTTTACCCTAAATAACCGTTAAACGTATAGAATAGCTCAACCCCTTTTggaaaaaagtaatttaagcCCTAATAAAGATGGTAAGAAGCCAAAAAAGTGAGGGAATTGAGAAGAATTTTGAACATTTCTGTCTACATACACATTACATACAAAGATTAAACAGATAAATTGGATGCTGTGTGATGAgtgaatgatgatgaagaagagaaaatggtcGATGAGAAGAGAAGCAATCAATAATGTACTAGTAAcgaatacacaaaaaaaataaaaagggtttaatatattattttaatcaaccgattttttatttatttattaatttacaacaaccgatatttttgtttaattctgtttaaaaaaataactattattACTACTCCATTGTCAGCTTTTGCCCGTTCTTTCAAGGAAATGACAATATTGCCCTTAACcaaaacttttatattttgacaATCTCGAGTTCAGTGCTCATATGATATATTGTAATGAAGTTCAGTTCATGAGATCGTAATGTAGCGGATTGGAGCAGTCGTGTTTCTTATTAAATCTTGTTGGTGCCACCTAAATGGTAGGTACTAGGTAGACATTAGATGTGTGATGTTTATATTTATCGTTTGTACATTTGTCTCTACTAGAAGAATGAGTATTTTGTTTCTCTTATCGATCAAGACATGACGTTATATGGGAATTTACTCACGTAATAAACTCCTCATGTTATTTGTCTGATACCAATATCTATTTACTACTTTGAGGCATTTCACATGAACTCATCAAGGGGCAAGATCGTCATTTGCTTTACTTCTTTTTGACttccattatttttttcacttaaaaAAATAGCATTTGATGGTGGACCCTACCAACTTGCTATTAATATTAGTAATATATTCGTATAATCCTAAAAATGCTACTTATCACTTGCTTTAAGGTTTAAGCTACACTTATGACTTAACGACGTCGTATAAGAGAATGATACTGACACGTGTGACCTAACGTAATGCCGCGTAGCCGGTGGTATAGGACACGTGGCATAATGTCGATCGTTTATGCGTGACAGCAAAGATACAAGTGTGCTTAACGGGAAGTTTGGGTTTGGGCTTTATTGTAATGGGCCCCACACATGGGCCCATCGGGCTTTAAGAAAGGTGAAGTGActtctgttttttttattattattttctttttgtcgtGGCGTCACCGCTACGACTGGAATTTCGTGTAGagttttaaatactttttatgttttttttatttggtattcaTTATTCATATCGCAAACCGACTTATTTGGATTCATATACATACCCATCCGTAAGaagtattttgtattaagaATTTTTTCTTGCTAAACCCTCAAAATTGAATCCtctagttttaaaaaaaattaattatattcagtgtatcgtattttttttatgatcatACTAtctccgttcacttttaatagttataattttctttttttgaattaaactaTAAAAATTGATTGATATTTTACGATGTAATTTTTTCATCATactaatatgaaaaaaaaaaattatagtacttttcgtatagtttttaaatatctaaacttttgtgtttaaaatatcgaattaatgtaatctaatttaacttgaaaattagtcaaattgactttcgaatagcacaacatgacaaataaaagtggactaATAGAATGTTTACTACTccctttgtctcaatttatgttacactttttgaatttcgagattcaaacaagtctatctttgatcataatttttttatatatcttttaaataggaaaaaaggacaaatatacccccgaactttcaTCAATGGTATCCAAATACCTCTCGTTATACTTTTAGAATGTTAGTGCCCCTACCGTCTAATTTTTAGAACATGTATACCCTTTGGACTAACGGAGGGACACGTGTCAAAATCTTAACAacctattaaaaaattatttattatttattttcaattaaatcATCCTACCCGGATATTTAAAAACTCACCCAAATAAATCCCAAATAATTTAAGACCCAACTAATGGTGAAACAAGGAAGCGATAGATGGAAAGCGCACAGATCAGTGTGTAGtaattgattttgatgaaaCAATGCAAGTGTTCATGTTCTCATGAGCAGGAGATAACATGAGCAGTTTATGTGAACTGTTATATAGGGAGGTAGCAATTTGGAGACCCAAGCTAAAGGTGAGGGGTCTTCAATCaaataggaaaataatattGGTAGTGGTTGCAAAGGGAGGAGGCACAGTGTTGTGGGGAAAAACGGTTTTTGGACTGAATAACTTTTCCTCGGGTTTGATTTGTCGGAGTTCGCTGGATCGATTCGTCGAAATTGTTAGAGCAACAGTAAGGGAGAGATGGGTGAGTGGCGGTCAGGTTTCATGGTTGATGAAGGGTCGCTGCCTCATTGATTTTGCTGGAGCGTCGCTAGAGCAAGGGAGGTTGAGTTCGATAGCAATTAAAGGTGATTTTGTACATGGAGCTTCGCCAAAGAAGATTGAGTTGTGGTAGTGGTGTTCGGTAATTGGTTCTTGGGGTGTATGGTTGCTAGAGCTAGAGAATAATggaaaaatgagatttttttggGTGAATTTTTAATTATTCGGGTCAGATTATTTAAttggaaataaaaattaaataaatttttgataGGTTGTTAAGATCGTGACATGTGTCCCTCCGTTAGTCTAAAGGGTATACATGCTCTAAAAATTAGACGGTAGGGGCATTATCGTTCAAAAAGTATAACAAGGGGTATTTAGATGTCATTTATGAAAGTTCAGAggtatatttgttctttttcccttttaaacattttgatttgtcaattattgtgatttgtagtactttttatatagtttataaatatataaattttattttaaaaaattaaaaatctcatTCGTAAAATCTCGGTCAAAACTCAATATAGGAGTTGTAATTTTAATTGGATAAGTGTGAAGTTTATTGGAAATTGTGCCCAATACTCATATAAGATCAAATGAGAAGTTGACACGTATGGAAAAGCTGAATTTGGTGGGCCAGAGTGACAGAAAAGCATACGGCAGGAATAATTAGGTAATTTGATAAGATTATACtaatatacattaattaattaattataataaagtacTGTTAtattactttgaaaataggGGAAGGGGTAATCTAGACATTCTAGTAAAAGCTTTTTTCGATTAAGTAAACAATTTTTTGATAACTTTAGActaaattaacccttttaattTAGTCGATCTTACAAGATCGATTAAACATGCTGATTGGGAAAGTTAATTGGTCTGACTACTACTTTGAGATAAGTTATTCCTTCCTATAGTTAATAACAcaacatattttaatttttgttttacttttttcatttattattataaaatgacatgatatttagtaaaaaaattgaaatcttaACTAGTtgattaagataaaaaaaaaacttatatatatataattcaaagCTAGGAGTATAAGATTTAAgaatcttttttatatttttaaggcTATGAAAGATAGGGAGTGCAATTAAAAATGAGtgaattattattcttatttttcaatttaatgaTACTTGACATAAAAAAGGTGGATGAATTATTGGCGATAATTATGGAAAGGAATATATTTGGAAGGGAATAATCTGGCAATAACAAACacactttaaattattatggtGTAAAAAAACACAAAGAGAATAAATGGCAACAAAATTAGTTGTCTATTTATATTTCCTTTTCTCTCTCTTAATTGGCAAACCAACCCAAGGAAAACATGAGGGGACTATTGATATTGAAAGCCTTGGATTAAATGGATTTTTATATCGTTTGATTCATAAGATAAAAGGTGAAATATCAGTCATAAAATTtaagattgaatttttatttaattaaaggtataaatttatttacttaattctaaatatctcattttatttcattaaattatGTATTGTTTTACTTCACCTCTTAGAAAggataaattaatttaaaaattataatcttaatgataattttaaaatatctgaaTTCACCATCCCAATTCGAACTCTAatgtgaaaattatttttttttaaaacttaaatctAAGAAATTAAAGTTTGTTAAATATCTACTAGTTGAGTATTTGAAATATCACAAATATaagagattatttttatttttttctccttcgATAAAGATTGATGATATTTCTGAATTTGTTGGAATCTTGAATACTGAAAAAATGAGTGGCAAATCAGCTTAAGTTGATTGTACTTATAAGTTGTTCAATTCATGTCAATTTCATACGTGAATGCCTTAATTTCACTAAATAAtgtttacaaaattaaaaattactataatagaTATTCATGTTTTCTAATAATTCCcaaatacttaaatatttgaCCTTTTTTCAATCGTTACAATTTTGGATTCACTCACATAGGACTTATTTAAGAATTGGGAgaatcatccaaaaaaaaaatctattactCGAAACTATTAAGAGAGAAACAATTTAATTCGCATCATCACGATGGtaaatatttgaattcaaataataataatatcaaataaatttaCAATTAACAATTTCTTTGATTTATGACTTATCTATACCATCTTCGGTTCTTCTCCACTTGCAACTCCAACAACCAGCTATGGCAGTTTCTACACTAATTTCTATCCCAAAATTGCCCCTTTTACCCCAAACAAACAGAACCCAATTTCTCCATTTTGCAAAGCAAAGTTGTCAATTTTCATCACCCATTGAATGCAGCTCATCTCAGAGCTTGAAAAATGCAGCTACAATTTTGGGGGTCACTGGAATTGCTTTGGCCACATTCATGGTGGGACCTGCTACAGCATCTGCTTCTGAAATAGCTATAATGGGTTCTTCTTTACAGTTTAATGAACCCTCTAATGCTCTCTCCTTACCCACTTGGGCTATTCATGTTTCCAGTGTTGTTGAATGGTATTTACTCTGCAATACACCATTGTTTCTAAGTTctagtttgtttgtttttcaatttatttagcATGAGTAGCAGAAAGAATGCAActttaggtttttttttggtATGGGGATGGATAGACAAAGTTATTCCATGGATTGGGTATATATGTGATAACTTATCCCGTCATTGTAGTGTGAATGTTGGAATAAATAAGTTCGGGACTAAATACCCCTAACCAAATGCTGATTATCCCTTATCCCTTGTACCAAATGACCCTTAGGTGTGTTTGATATCTGACAGTTTTCTTGCTTATTTTCTGGTGTTTGGACTTTGGTATGTAAGCagaaaaatattacatttttaaaaagtttcatatactccctccgtccctatttacttgtccatatttccttttttagttgtccctatttagttgtccattttgacaaatcaagaaaggacaacaaattttttcctattatacccttatttacacttcttgaaaattgtaaaagtgtatgttgtttccctccaatttatttcactttaattcaaataagtggttgtaattttgaagtgaaaagttgtcataagggtaaaattgtaacttcactgtgctaatcattgttgtcttaatctgtgtgccatttctaaagtggacaactaaaaagggacggagggagtataatctAAGGCAAACAGCCAAACACTataggggtgggggtggggaggTGGAGGCGAGGGTGAAGTGTGTTGGAGGGCATGGGTGGAGCTAGGTATACCAAAGGGTGGTCACATTGCCggaaaattagtcaaatattATCTTTTATACATGTACATATTCAATTTGGAACATTCTTAACAAAAGTCCTAACTTTGCCA
This genomic stretch from Solanum stenotomum isolate F172 chromosome 10, ASM1918654v1, whole genome shotgun sequence harbors:
- the LOC125842683 gene encoding uncharacterized protein LOC125842683, with the translated sequence MAVSTLISIPKLPLLPQTNRTQFLHFAKQSCQFSSPIECSSSQSLKNAATILGVTGIALATFMVGPATASASEIAIMGSSLQFNEPSNALSLPTWAIHVSSVVEWVTAMALVWQYGEKSGNDSWKGLSWGMVPLLGGAFCACTWHFFYNSESLEVLVALQAALTFLGNATMCVAAFRIYRSQEQ
- the LOC125841809 gene encoding uncharacterized protein LOC125841809 — encoded protein: MTFAGNDEEEGLVVVMPAPLLGLAKEDLKGDYVKLGGDDLGEDNRFVAGCMSASSSELSYERNSRCWSLWWWAKLVLVLIFVGVLAAVFLKWVGPFFMDKEIIPILNWETRTFSTPVLAVLVYASVALFPTLLLPSTPSMWVAGMTFGYGFGFLLIIAAVPIGVSLPYFIGHLFHHKIQSLIERNPKNASVIRLAGEGNWFNQARAVTLIRISPFPYIVFNYCAMATGVKYGPYLLGTLIGMVPEIFVTIYTGILIKTLANASQEQRFLSAPQIILNVLGFSFTFVTTVLITVYAKRRLKELQRDEELLLQ